The DNA region TGCAGCACCTGTCTGTCCTGACCTCCAAGAGGAACCAGCTCCATGATGAGGTCCACCAGTGGAGAAGGAATGGCGTGGGTCTCGAGTTCAACCACCTATTTGGTTACGGTGTTCTGGATGCTGGGGGCATGGTGAAAATGGCCAAGGAATGGAAAACTGTGCCTGAGCGTTTTCACTGTGTAGCCGGATCCATTCAGGAGGCCCAGTGAGTCACATTACTAATTTTAGTCTCTTTTATGCTATACATGCTGCATGCTTTTATGCCATACATGCCTCATGCTACATGTGCACACTACTGTACATGTTCAAACTGTGCTCACCAAGATTCAAGGAACACACTGCTGAGCACAAGAGACACACTCATCTAATTACTGAGTAATCCCAATAAGGCTTAATTCAATAAAACATCTGCAGTGGGAGTGTCCACTTCATAACCCTGTAATATTTAGattagctgctcagtctgtctGATGGTCCTATAGATTTATAAGGACATATACTTATGTCCTGACAGTTAATTAATCTGAATTGGATTTCTGTATCGTAGATTATGGTAAGCATCCTTAACAAAATTGTTGAAAAGATGTTGAAAAGACATCTAGTGTTGTGTTGTTTCAGTTTGATAATAATGAATATAAAATCCCCCTTCACTCAAAAATTGTTTCACTTGGATGTTTCACCTTCACTGCAGAATGATGTATGTGCAAAGGTCTTACCTTAAAGAAAGCCAATGGAACTTTTCTATTACACATGCATGAAAACTTTACTTTAGAGCAATACAACACACTTGGTCTTGTGTGACCTGTAGCTTATGGTGGGTACTCTTAGCTAATGTTACCAAACTTTAGGTAGCTATTGCTGTTTGATGGACATTACTGAGTTAATGCGCTTACTGTGAAATTCCTCTTCAATACTGTTACAGTAGTTTAACATTTTAGCCAAATGTTAAACTGTAGGTTAGCATTCAGCTTTATATATATTGGATTcttttacaatttacaattaCTAGATATTAAACATTTGATATTGAtcacatgctttaatgtttgcTCCTGCTGTCAGGCCTCTAGGTAGAGTGGTGTTTTGATAACGTTCCATCTGGCCTCTGCTTTGGAGAAGATCCTCAGGCTCTGCccccatctttctttctttttttctttctttctttctttctttctttctttctttctttctttctttctttctttctttcttccagtCACATTAAGTATTATCTCCCCTTGGATCACCCATCTTCCTTCCTGCATTCCACTTTCTCCTCTGTGCCCTGTCATCCTTTTCTTTCCACTGTCACCTCCTATTCCTCTCTTTCCCTTGTCCCCTTCTGGTTGCTGCACAAGGGTTCTGCTATCCATCCATTTATCACATCCTGGGCTTTGAGCTCCTGCGTGTGATGCCTGGTGGTTTCCTGTGGCTAGCCCTGTTATTCACTCTAATTAGAGCACCACAAATGTCCCAGCATGGCATGTCCTGGAAACACTGTCAATTAGACTGACTGACAGCCAGGAAGGGATTCCAGGTGGAGGTGTTCATGTGTATAGATGTGTGACTGAACACTGAGCTTTCACATGCATTGTGAAAATGTCAATGTGTGGGTGAAGATAAAAAAGCAGACCCAGTATGGTACGTCTGTGTATTTTTTGCCTCCATCAACACCTCCAATTCCTTATTTTAGTCTCTAATCAGTGCTCTACAGACGATGCAGTCACGACAACATTGTATGAAAATGtgcctgggtgtgtgtgtgcctccctTGAGTGCAGTGCCAGATAGAAAGGGAGCATCCCATAAGATTCATATTGGTTTTATTGCATCACTGAAGCAGAAAGTGGCATCAGCTCTTTGCTCAGACATGGACACACCTTAAATATCTGAAATAATAACTGTTTGTAAAGGCAGTATAGGGTAGGGAGAAATACTGTCTCCCTTTTTCAACAGTTTCCACAGCAGCACACAACGGGGCTTTTGTTGCCTCTATTGTGGTAGAGATGTAATTACAACATGGCCACCTCTGATGATAGTGTATCACCAGAGAAAagcaataaacacaaacatagcCATGCTTGCAAACTGCTCAGCATTCAGCTGATAGCTGCTTTGGCGGGCTACGGCTACTTAGCTGGAGGAGAACTTCTCATTATCAGTGGAGCTGTACACAGTGCCACACTGTGGGGTGAGGTTGTTTTAAATCTACACTGGTCCTGCCCATTAGTGGCATCCCTCTCCCTGCTTTAAGGCCGACTGCTGTAATTACTCTCACACATTATCTGATGGGGACTGTGCACCTGCTGCGCACAAAATTGTTTTGGTGTCAAAAGTGAGATCTGAACATGTTTATGACCAGATTTGGTTATACGCACAGCCATACAATCTAATAAACTAATAatagtaatttaaaaaacaaacagtaatgattttttttaatgatattgAAGATGGAGAAACAATGAAAGTTGTGGTAAATTGTACctctttttatactttttttttacaaaaaaaaccccCACATATAGAGTCATATGGTTAGAACATCTGTTTGATATTTGGTTATTTCAAATTTTCTCATCATGCATTGTAGGGTGTAACTTATTGTGAAACACCCCACTGTGAATTGTTCTGTTTTTCTGGGAATAGTAATTTGCTTCATCAGCCCTTAGCAGATCACTGCTGCACTCACCTCTCTGTGCTCAGCATGGTGTTCTGTTAATCATTTTTCAAAGTGAAACTCCACACATCTCTCTCACTCAGTTTCTGTGTCTTGTCTCCATTGCCTTCTCTCCACCCCCATTTCCCACCGCCTGCGATGCGGCCCCGGCCTCTAATAATGTTATTAAGTCTTCTCGTAGCCTTGGGCCACCACCCCTGTCCTGCTGTGTTCTCACTCTTTATTTCCATCACCCAACAAGATGGGAACAGCAGTGTCCTCCCTACCACAAAGCAACAACAATACCAAAACCTGCCTGCTTTTACACTCTGCTCTGGACACATACATggtgacaaaaagaaaaggatCTCTGCATGCACAGAAAAGGAGCTACAATTCAGAGGTGGTCCAGTACATGCCATACTACAAATATAGGGCCTCAGATTTACAGTTGGCTATATTATAAACACTATTCTTTTAATTGTATAAATCTACCTAATAGGCAGTGAGGTAATCGTGGACATTGTTCAAACTTTTACTTATGGTAAAAGATGGTTAAATTCTATTTGACAATATATGAAATAGAGGTGTCAAACATTTTCAGTTTCCAGCTACTCACGTGTCACAATATAATATTTGTTTTGAACTGATATTTTATAGTTTGACTATTTGATCCTTTATTGAAAATATTAATTACATATTTAGATAAATTAATCATACAAATATTCATCAGTTGATTGGCTAATGATGGACAAAATGTATAGTGATTTAattaaataagaaaatataaatatatagatttaaatatataatatacattttgaATGAAACTAGAGTTTAAGACTTTTGGACAGCAAGCATTAAAAATCACTTTAACTGGAAGAAGCTAAAACATTATGTGACAAACATGTGGCACCAAGTATAAAAGATGGTTGTGTATTGCAGACCAAATAGTAGAGTATTTTATTCCCCCCACTAAGATAAATTATGTAAGCAGACATGACATCATCTCTGCGAGCAGGTTTAAAAAGAGGCTTGATTCTCCGTCATCGTCGGATGATTCTATAGGAAAACTTAAATCAAGTACATTCCAAGGCGAGCAGGATGGGGGTGTAAGTAGATAAAGTTAATTATTTCGCCTGCTCTCTCATTCTGAGCTACAGGGCTGCAAAGCCATCTAATCATGGTGATATTCTGCTCATgttcttatttcattttatcctTTTTACTTGACCTTTGCTCATTTTTAACActgatatttgacttttctctATCTCTTTGTCACGCAGTATTAACTTCCTCAACCTATTTTTCCTTCCCCAGTAAAATCCAGTCTGGCAACAAACTGGTGCTGGCCATCACCGCTGAAGCCTGTCAAGGGAAGGACAACTTTGTCCGCTACCTGGAGCATGTTCAGGCGGTGGTCACTGTCAATGCCAGCCGCCGCGGCGACCTCAACATCAACATGACCTCACCCATGGGCACAAAGTCAATCCTGCTGAGCAGAAGGCCCCGTGATGATGACTCCAAGGTGGGCTTTGACAAATGGCCCTTCATGACCACCCACACCTGGGGCGAGGACCCCCGCGGGACCTGGGTCCTGGAGGTGGGCTTTCAGGGCGAGGAGCCACAGCGTGGAGCCCTGAAGGAGTGGACCCTCATGCTGCATGGAACACAAAGTGCCCCTTATATAGACCAGATAGTACGTGATTATCAGTCCAAACTTGCTATGTCCAaaaaggaggagctggaggaggagctggaTGAGGCTGTAGAGAGAAGTCTGAAGAGTTTGCTGAGTAAAAACCACTAAATTCCCATCTGCATGTTGCCAAATCTTTCACTTTCTCttatctttctccctctctgcaaTCCTGCTCTATCCTTCTCTAAATCTCCTCAGTTCTTCTCACTCTCTTGTCATCCTCCCTTCTGTCtacctctcttcctctcttcactCTGCTTTTTGTTATTAAATGTTTCAATTAGCACCCAACCTTAAATGAATGTTTCTTGTAATCCaatcatgataaaaaaaacagtgtaaacATTATTAATATGTTCGACATAGAGAAAGCAAactatatgactttttacacTCTACAGAATTGTACATAAATCAAATAGAATCCACTCTTTCATGCTCTTGCTTTAACTGGCCTGCTCCTCTCTTCTGCCAACTGTTGTacagtttgtgactgtaaatgATTTTCTGTGTCATTCTACTTAAAGTTTAATATCTTGCAAACAGTGACACTTCTTTCTGTTCATATTTTTATGTGACATGCACTGTTTATATAAACAAGGAAAGAAATGTGTGATTCATTTTGCAGCCTGTGGTCCTCAGTTCCTATTTCATAATCTCTGACGTATGCTATAATAAATCTATTCAGCTGTTTATTAAAGCACTTGAGTGATTTGCAACACACTACTGGACCGGACATACTGAGTAAAAGTAGCATTCTCTGTCATTTCAATGGCCAAACTTTGATaaggtaaaacaaacaatttgaTAGACTGGGAATGTGGAGTAAACTTTTTCCGTCTGAAAAATAGTCTAAAAGTGAAGCACAATTGGGTGCTACATTACCATACCGTACCTAGTTTAAATCTTTTCCAATGTTTATTTCATTCTGTCCTGTGCtttctaataaagggaaaaagcctcCTGAAAAGTGAAACCTGAGCTACATATGCCAAGGTACTCTTCCCTTTATAGACACAAAAGTGTTACATGGAGCATCAATAAATCACTGCCATAACATTTTTCACTAATGTATGGATTATACATCTGTAAAACATGTAGAGGAGACTAAGTCTCACTGCATTTAAATAATGTCTGCTGCTGTCTGGCTGGATTTGTAATAGCAGAGAACGAAAAGAATTAATTGACAAAAAGTATTCTCTGTGAAACACAAGGCAACatgttttaaaagaaatttCACAAATGTTGTTGCAATATCATAGGCATGTGATTCTACTAATAATCCCAACCCTGATCTGATTTGTTTAAAGCGGCTATGATCAATAATGCTCAAAGATGGATCACATAATTACATGTAATGTGAACCGTGTTGCTTGGagtgatgaacccacagagaattatcacccaattctgcagttcccctcatcTCTTTGGGGTGTTTTAGTAGCTTCCAGCTCATTTCTTTGGTTTTACAGCCCGCAACTTTAGTGGTTTGATTCACTCACATCGGCATAATTTCCAGAGGCAGCAGGCAACTCTTTGCagcaaaaagctaaaaaaatccAATACAAAATTAGCAAATAGCTgctaaagaaaacattttttatattcaacATACATTCCTCATCCAAATGAATACTTATGTTGCTTTGATGTGagtggatgtgtaaataagcaaccaTAGAAGTTCCATTTCTATTGACGGCCCTTTGTAGCCTGTGCCTCAAACTAATTATCTGCATAGCCTTACTAGAATTAACCAGAAATGAGGACAAAGCTCagacaattaaacaaaaatgatggacaataaataaaaacagctaTGGACACTGTGGTGAGAGCAAGCAATTTTAAGCCACGTGTATTAAATATAATAATCCTTCTTATAGAATGAAGAAGAATAAAACATCACTAAGGCAAACAGCACATAACAATATAAACCCCACAGCATATGCAGGCCACAATCACACATATCTAAGCAAAGGAGAAACTGCAGTTTATACACACTgcgtagcacacacacacacacacacacacacacacacacacacacacacacacacaaaacgctATGTTGCAAGACAACGCAGTGGTTGCTGACACCCTAATCTGTACAGGGAGTTATGTTAATGACAGTACTGACCTGTCTGAACATCAGTCTCACTCAAAGTCCATTTGCTCTAGATTCAACTAAGTTAATTCTTACTTAGAGCTGAAAGATGCTCTGCAGTCACATCAGGGATCAGTGTCACAGAGAGCAGAAAGGCCTCACACACCCCGCTGGATGTGAAACTTCCTCAGTGAAAGCAGAATCACCATGGAGGATCCACCATGagcatttagcatgtttgttagttagacccagaatgcacctgttGGTGACGCAATATCACAGATGTGTTTGATTTGGGTAACTTATAGTAACATGCTCACCATAGACTTTAAAATAGTGGACGTAGCATCCAtgacatcacccattggtttgtgtactgccgttttgaagcctcgaGTTTTACACAGGGCCATGGAAAAGCATTGCCAAGCCTCAGTCATGATTTACAGGTTGGCGGGTAGCCAcaccctaaagcatcccctgctatatcatcaatttaaaaataaatgggaacattgtttacaaaatgaacatcatgctatattgaagaagacttgaaagtaGCTTTTGaggccataaactcattatgaaaatgtccatcggggtaataaatcaagtgagaagtagggtcattttcccacagacttctttttgcaaccagcAGAGTCGCCCTAtactggaaattagatagaatgcaggtttaaggcacttccgcattggcttcacttttcagacctggATGCTTCGTCCATGGTGGGTGGTGCATTAATACAGTGATTCATTAAGGTATATCCAACCTTTTTAACTATGCTGAGgtaaaataatgttaacaaTAACCATAACCCATTATGGCATAGCATAATACTTAATTTTATTGCAATGTTACACATTCTTGTTCTGTTCGCTAAGTGCAAGCCCGGATGCGACCTGTTCCACAATGTTTTTTCCAGCCAgtgaaaaaacacattcaacatGCATCTTTTCCAGTGTGAGTGTCAGCTGAGTGCAGaatgtcacttctgcaatcctGCGGCCTCAGACACACCAGCAGCTTCTGCTGATTTGGGTCTTTTTTtatcatgactttttcatgtaACTTCATGTGACTTCAAATGTAGCGAAGGAAATGTAAACGTAAAATTACTGTGTGAGTACACAGAACTACTTAATTACAGTAAGGAGAGTAACCAccccttttcttttcattcgcCATTTCAATTCTCTGTGGACATtcaaacatattttgttttaagTAGCTTAGCTTATTCAGGTGAAATATTTCTAATTTTTCTCACAAATCATCTCTGACGCCTTTTGCTCATTCCATCTTCAATATCTGAGCTCAtctttgtgttttcttctttcctATTACTATTCTATCCTTTCTGGAGACGGATTGGGTCGTACTAAATGTTAAGGACATTGTGAACTACTCAAAGTCATATAAAAAATTTATGACTTTCCTGTGGATGCTGCAGCACTTAAAATAGGCCTTAACCCTTAAGGGAGGGCATGTAGGATGCTGTGACCACCATCTGTAAAGTGTTATGTACACCAAAGTATAGGGGCATTTTTAAAAGCCAAGGATTAAttattatactatgacataaCATGTCTTAGTATTTTTGTGCAGTGCTTGGTGCAAATAGTCTAAGAACAGGAGGATACTAAtactaaaaatacatttaagtaTCTAAAAGCAGAACAAGGAATCAACTGATGTTTGAATCGTTTTTATTATTCAATATATCAAAGCAAATTAATACACAGCAAAATTGTGCTGAGGGCAGGCAGTGGTATCCAATTGAACAAATGAGCTCAAAGGGGAAAGTTGGATTCCTAAGACAGAATTCAGAAGGGTGGCGCAacttttctcagttttttatttcttttcttataAAATTTTTATTGGTGGCGTAGAGCTTCATTTTTTATTGTCCCAAGTTTTCAGACAGTAAAGGACTCATAGCATGAGCATGGGTGTTAAGTCGAACAACAACAGCAGTACTTATGGAACCAGCAAAACATATTCTGGACGCAAGACCAGAGACTGCAAGCAAATGGAAGAGCATTTAGTATCAGAGCAGGAATGTGTAGTTGGTCTTTTAAGCATGGTTGGTTTTCCTCAGAGACAAAAATATTGGTGTTATTACAGCAGTTTGAGGAACAGTGGTGTTTATCAGTATTGTCTTCTTGTCAGAGGACCTGAACCATGTAGGACCCTGGTGGAGTTGACTGACTCTTCATGTCAGGAGACGTGGTTTCAATTTTTCTTCTTGCTGGACTTCTCAATCATGGTTTCCACCACCATGGAAGTCTCCTCATAACCTTTAACCCTGCGGCCATCGGAGAACTTCTCCACAGACTCCACCACCTCCAACTTCTCGTAACTCATTGCGTCTGGGGTATAGCTGCCAGAGCTGGTGCTTGTGCTGGTGTTGGCGCTGGAACTGGAGCTGGAGCTGGTGCTGGCACCACGAGGTGCAGGCTTTGGAGTGGGCCCACTCTGCCTGTGGTCATCCCCGCTTTTCTTGTGTTGATCATCATCTGGGGTAGGGTCTTTGGGGtcaaaggggggagggactggaGTCGGATTTTTAGAGTGAGGGTGAGGCTCTCTGCCCTTATGCTTACCTTTCCCTCCATTGTCCTTACCTTTTCCACCCTTATCgtccttttctcctcctccattAGAGGGCAGAGTGGGATCGAGAGGCCTGGGGTCTACTATGGGCGGAGGAGTTGGAGGAGAGGGTATGGCGGGTCTGTAAGGCTCATAGGGAGGCATCATATCATCTCTGATAGTGACGAAGATGTGGCCGGCTGATGGTGTGGAGGTGTAGAAGCATGGATCCGGGTAGCTGCCATCGCCGGTGACAAGGACATAACGACCCTTGGTGTAGAAGTCAGCGATTGGCTCAGGCTTCTTGTACTTCCTCATTCTGTCTCTGACAATGTTACAAAGAGTGTCAAAGGCCTTGCTGATCTGAGCTCCATCTGGGACATCCTGTGGAGACACTCCAGTGAGAACAGGCCTCTGCTCTTTTCTCTTCGCCTTCTTTTCCTGCACTTCCACAGATGGGATCCCCTTCGTTTCGTCATCTGGACCCTCTCCAGCTGCTCCCCCATTTCTTTCCTCCTGGCCACTCTCCATCGCATCTTTCGGTGTCAGTTCTTTCTTCTTCAGGACCTTCTTGGCCAGGATTTTCTGGCGGGGCTTGATGCTAGTGATATCTTGGATAGCCTGGGTGATATCTGGACACAAATGAGGTCATAAGTCAATTAGCTGGAATTGGTGTACTAAGAAAAGACCAAAATTGTGTATGCACCAACCCACCCATATGTTCTGGGATGCTAAAGATAATAAAGGCATTGCTTTGTACAACTGAATCTCTAATATAATGTATAGTTGTCTCTCCCAATGACAACTgattgtgtgtgcattgtgaTTCTCAATGTAAACCAGCTGGGATGTGCTCATGTCGCCCTTACCTCTCCCCCTGCTTGATGCAGTGGGTGTGTGAGTGTAGCGGTAATTAGTAGTGAACAGGGTAATGGGAGTGCCAATTATCGCTGAATTCAACCTGCAGGGGAAAAGAAAGCAGTGAAATGTCAGCCATGCAACAGCCATGCACTCAACAGCTTTACTATGTAGGGGAACCTAGTAAGGAAAActgtaatttaaataaaaaagaggaaACAACAGGTACCTTTAAATAACACCAATATAGCTAATCtgacactaaaaaaaaacaatctgctTGTTGTGATAGTGCAGTAGAGGAAAACATAATGTTGTCACTCAGTGCCATCTGCTGGCTGATTCTGTACTTTACACTAGTTACAACATCATGTGAATAAACAAACCGAGGAGTTTAAATTCTACAATTACACTCATGTaacccatgtttttttttttcaactcatGATATTCTTTAGAGTCTATAGCTTTAAACGATACtgttttttcataaataaaGTGCTTGTCGAGAGGTACAAAATGATCCTCTTGTACCTCTTGGATGATTGGGAAGGTCATAGAACAGCATTTAGACCTTCATGTAGGGAGATTTacatacatttcatttcattcacatTTACATAACTGTACTTGAAATGAATGTTTTTGGTGGCTAGTCAAACATTTGCACTTGGGTTGCGTTGTCAAACATAAAGTTTTGTCTATAGCCCTGTGTTCATTTAAACCCATGTACCTGGTCATTATTTGGCCATCTAAAAGCATTATGTATTGccttcacatttacatttagaCATTGGATTGACTTGGGGTCAAAATGCCTAGAAATATTTTCAGCGTTCAGTGAAGAGCTCCATTCCTCcaactgctttttatttttctaacctGACTGAAGTGACGTCTTCAGTCAGGCCTTGCATGCCTTTGTAAGTGCGTTTCTGTGCGTTTCAGCAAGATGGAGGCAGTCTACCTGTTATCTTCGTTCTCGATTATCCTCTTGTACCTCTCCAGCTCATTCTCAAGTGATGTCTGGTACATGGCCAGGTGGCGACATTCACTGGTGAACTTCTCAAGGGACCTCTCAGCTTCCTCAATCTCCTTCCGCAGTGATTCGATTTGCTCGTTGTACATCTGGATCTCATTGTCATAACtctcctgtgtgtttttaatgctTTGCTCCAACACTGCAGTCTGAAAGAAGAGACAGAGGCAAGGATTAATTAAAGGTTCCAtgacatggtgttctttggatgcttttatatagactttagtggtctcttaatactgtatctgacgtctctttcccgaaattcagccttggtgcagaattacagccactagagccagtcctacaatgagctttccttagtatgtgccatttctgtgtctatagctattgaggaggagagaggggggggggggaaaggtggaggggggggggggtgtggccttgaccaactgccactttgctcgaaagccatgatgtctctctctcatgggtgggccaaattctttgggtgggcaaagcagagaaaggggaggtaactttgctctttatgacctcataaggagcaagattccagattggcccatctgagctttcattttctcaaaagcagagcaggatacccagggctcggtttatacatatcaccatttctagccactgggggaccataggcaggctgggggaacgcatattaatgttaaaaaaacctcatgaagtgaaatattcatgccatgggacctttaagaaattacgatttaaaaacattacaaagCCCCTTGAAATGTAACGTTATTAATAGTAACACTAGTTTAGTATGTGTTGCTGatgaaaagtgagaaaaattATGAACAAATAAAAGCAGAATTTAATTTGTGTCCAACACAGGGGTTAATTCTGCAGTATTTCATACAACATTGTGCAAAGGAAACCAGTTTTcagacaaataaaacaaaaatgtattgatgTAAAACAATGTGACCACCCTATAGAGGCTTACAATGTGATCATTGAAGGCTTCTATAGGGTCCAAAGAGATATATGATGCATAATATAAGCAGAGTGAAGAGCATCATTTGTGCAGATAACAAAGGTACAGTATGTCGTTAGTCAAAACCTGTAGGAACATAGCAGCCAAGCAAAGAAACACTCAAGTTGAAGATCAATGCAGGCACTTAATTTGATTGTgtgatatttcattttattgcaCTAAAggagtcctgtgtttttaatttcCTATAGGAAACACTGTCTTCACCTATAACTACACTGCAAAGTACAGTGATAAGATGGCTATGGCTGACATCTAGAGGTACTTCTGCAGCATTTATTAGCACGTGTTTTCATGTTTCAATCAATAAATCCCTAATAGTTATCTTCTTAACAGTTTTTCAATAATAAGGCACACCACAGCCTATGTGTTAGCCTCCAAAGTTtagagctgcaatgattagttgattaatctattagtcgattgacagaaaattaatttacaattttaataattgcttaattgtttaagtaattttgaaagcaaaaatgtcaaagatCCACCGGTTCCAGCTGCTCAAAtttaaatatattcagtttttttctgGTTAATTGGTGGTAAAGGTCAAAATATAAAGTGGAAAACATGTAATGTATTCAAGTGAAACCTCCTGTTGTCATGGTGAGTGTGTGACCCACCTCAGCCTGTAGACGTTGTTTCTGGCCCTGCAGCTGACAGAGGGCGCTCTTATATTCCTCCAGCTGACTTTGCAGCCCTGGCACTTTCCTTTGGGCCAGCAGCTTCTCCTGTTCCTTTACACATTGAGGAAAAATCAATGAAAACATGCAGACAAGCACAGTGTGTCTCCAAACTCTAAGCCTGC from Perca flavescens isolate YP-PL-M2 chromosome 17, PFLA_1.0, whole genome shotgun sequence includes:
- the bfsp1 gene encoding filensin yields the protein MYKTSYVHEVRKEKYERSDVFDEEPVDSESSAGISAIQGWESLQELNSRFARYINRARVLEQRNAVFRKQLETLQRMEEASGLEEAFTEQTEVNRQRIRELSSDHAKLQRELKDACRMMDEFTSKYRNECDYQEQLRGTLEQLNKEADSSLLRNLEYQIQSQFLQDDINSTRDRHKKNLAEIQTYVNILQQINQTLPLAPNVSAGISEEQEKLLAQRKVPGLQSQLEEYKSALCQLQGQKQRLQAETAVLEQSIKNTQESYDNEIQMYNEQIESLRKEIEEAERSLEKFTSECRHLAMYQTSLENELERYKRIIENEDNRLNSAIIGTPITLFTTNYRYTHTPTASSRGRDITQAIQDITSIKPRQKILAKKVLKKKELTPKDAMESGQEERNGGAAGEGPDDETKGIPSVEVQEKKAKRKEQRPVLTGVSPQDVPDGAQISKAFDTLCNIVRDRMRKYKKPEPIADFYTKGRYVLVTGDGSYPDPCFYTSTPSAGHIFVTIRDDMMPPYEPYRPAIPSPPTPPPIVDPRPLDPTLPSNGGGEKDDKGGKGKDNGGKGKHKGREPHPHSKNPTPVPPPFDPKDPTPDDDQHKKSGDDHRQSGPTPKPAPRGASTSSSSSSSANTSTSTSSGSYTPDAMSYEKLEVVESVEKFSDGRRVKGYEETSMVVETMIEKSSKKKN